GTATAAAGATCGGGTCTTAAAATTGGAAGTGTTATTAGTATCGGTTTCAGTTTCGAAAATACGTTTTGGTTACAAAGACTAACTTCGTTTACCTCAGAATTTTCACATAAATAAATCCCTTCGGGGTCAACTAACTTCTTTTCAAGAGGGAATCCGGATTCTCGTCGCCAAACAAGATCTCCCTCCGAAAGGATTTCTCCTTCCGATATCTGGGTTCTAAATTTTGTAGGAATTGTTTTTTTTCTCAATGTTTTTGTTGGTTGGTATACTTCAAAATGTAGATGTGGACCCTCACTATAACCTGTACTCCCCGCATAACCAAGGAAGGTTCCTGTATCTACATTTTGTCCACGTTTTACTACCACACCCATATATCGTAAATGAGCATATTCTGCTATTGTTCCATCATCGTGAAGAATCTTTACAAAATTTGCAGATTGTTTGTATTTTGGATCAAATCCACCTTCACTATTTTTTTCTTCGGTATCAATTACAATTCCAGGTCTTGCTGCCAAAATCATATCATCTTCTTTGAGTCCAAAATCAATAGAATACCGATTATCTCCCGAATGGCTTTTTTTCCCATGATATGCTTGGAAAACCCTAACCTTTAGTTTCGAGTCAAAGGGAAGTTCATAAATATAACTCGAATTATGTGCTACATGGTAATTTCCCAATATCCACTTATAATGTATTTTATATGAAAACTTTTTTCGCCGATGAATCGTTTTTAAATGGAATAATTTAATTCTCTTTTTCCCTTTCAAAATTGTGACAAGTGGCAAAGGGACCGAACTTTTCATGTTTTTGTATAAAGCATTCACAGAAATTGATGTTTCCGTAACATTGGTTGCAATCTTATTTTGGAAAAAAACATCAACACCATTTCGATTCGGTTCAAATTCTACGCATACACGATTCATAGAACAATAGGAAAGTGGTTCATTGGCAAATAACAATCCTAAGGGTAACAAAACCGCTATTGAAAATAAACCGAATCTCATAAGGATGGAATCAAATTATAGAAAAGAACAGTTTCGACAATCTATTTTCCGAGATAAAAACATAGTTGCATAAAGAATTATTTTTTATGAAAGTCGACAGATGAGTGCAAAGCTTTATACATTTCCAATCTCTCACTTCTCCGAAAAAGCAAGATGGGGCCTCGACTTAGCTAACTATCCTTATTTGTTAAACCCTTTAATTCCTGGCCAACATATCCAAACCTTAAAACCAATAGTGAGTGATTTGTATGTTCCCGTTTTAGAAACTGATTCTGAAATTGTCCAAGGTTCGGGACAAATTTTAGATTTAATAGAAGAAAAAGCCTTCGGTTCTAAATCTTCCGAAGAAGAAAAACAAATGGAAGAATCAATCGATACAAAAATCGGAAAAAGCCTTCAAACTCTCTTATACCATTTTATTTTAGATTATCCAGAAATTGTTGGGAAACTTTTTTTACTCAAACCAGCACAACTTTCAGATACTGTTCCACCACCCGAACATTTTGAATTGATAGCCTTGTCGCTAAAACGAAGGTATAAAATTACTCCTAAAAACATCGATGCCGTAAAACTTGCCTTAGATGAATGTGCAAAAGAACTGATCGAAGTTTATAAAACAAAAAAGTTTTTTAATGGAAAATCATTTGGCAGGGTTGACTTAACCATTGCTAGTTTGATGGGAATGCTCGTAGAACCGAAAGAGTCCCCTGCTTATCCATGGTTTACTTCAGTCACAATGCCAGATTCATACCTCCAATGGAAAAAAGACCTTGGATACGATTTTTTGTTTGATAAAATTAAGGAATTTTACAAAGAATTTCGGATCCAGTCCAAATAATCTGGATTCCCTTTCAGAATAGGCCAACAAACAATGCAGGGTGTTTCATAAGAATGTAAATCTCTTATCCTCTGCATGAGTGGTATTGATTTTTCCATGGTGGTTTTCAATAAACAAACTACTTCGGTTGATTCCTCTAATTGTTCATTCCAGACATAAATCGATTCCATTTGATCAATTAGATTTGCACAAGCTGCGAGTTTTTCTGTTACGAGAATCTTTGCCGTCTCTTTTGCTTCCACTTTAGAGGGAAAAGTGGTATAAACTGTTACATATTCAATTTCAATTTCCATAAATAATATTTCCTACTTGCCCATTCTATCCAATACTTATGATTTTGCTTTATGAATCTCCGTAATTTCAAATCCACATTACTCATCCTGAGCATTTGTCTCCCACTATTTTCCGAATCATTAAATCCACCTGTTATCACATCCACAAGCCAACTCCAACCCAAAACCAAAAAGTACATCCCGGTATTTGCCATGGATGGAAAACTAAAAACTAGCTGGGTAGAAGGAGCGGAGGGAGAAGGATTAGGCGAATCTCTCCAATTCAAATACAAAACTCCAATCAATTTTAGATCACTTTCCATTTACAATGGGTTTGGTGATCCCAAACTATGGGCAGCC
The sequence above is a segment of the Leptospira levettii genome. Coding sequences within it:
- a CDS encoding M23 family metallopeptidase; translation: MRFGLFSIAVLLPLGLLFANEPLSYCSMNRVCVEFEPNRNGVDVFFQNKIATNVTETSISVNALYKNMKSSVPLPLVTILKGKKRIKLFHLKTIHRRKKFSYKIHYKWILGNYHVAHNSSYIYELPFDSKLKVRVFQAYHGKKSHSGDNRYSIDFGLKEDDMILAARPGIVIDTEEKNSEGGFDPKYKQSANFVKILHDDGTIAEYAHLRYMGVVVKRGQNVDTGTFLGYAGSTGYSEGPHLHFEVYQPTKTLRKKTIPTKFRTQISEGEILSEGDLVWRRESGFPLEKKLVDPEGIYLCENSEVNEVSLCNQNVFSKLKPILITLPILRPDLYTFQLYLRKKDSNILYEYTWDSKKEDWWTSFMIPIQDFQEPLDGEWNLTVSVNHITQKKIEFQVTSLK
- the cutA gene encoding divalent-cation tolerance protein CutA; this translates as MEIEIEYVTVYTTFPSKVEAKETAKILVTEKLAACANLIDQMESIYVWNEQLEESTEVVCLLKTTMEKSIPLMQRIRDLHSYETPCIVCWPILKGNPDYLDWIRNSL
- a CDS encoding glutathione S-transferase N-terminal domain-containing protein codes for the protein MSAKLYTFPISHFSEKARWGLDLANYPYLLNPLIPGQHIQTLKPIVSDLYVPVLETDSEIVQGSGQILDLIEEKAFGSKSSEEEKQMEESIDTKIGKSLQTLLYHFILDYPEIVGKLFLLKPAQLSDTVPPPEHFELIALSLKRRYKITPKNIDAVKLALDECAKELIEVYKTKKFFNGKSFGRVDLTIASLMGMLVEPKESPAYPWFTSVTMPDSYLQWKKDLGYDFLFDKIKEFYKEFRIQSK